A portion of the Syntrophus gentianae genome contains these proteins:
- a CDS encoding tryptophanase gives MNIKLSNGKMLPVEMHKIKIIQQTRLPNADERLQAMEEAGYNTFLLRTRNVFLDMLTDSGTNAMSDNQLGAMMVADDAYAGSESFYKLQDSVKEIFGLPYLLPAHQGRAAEHLLAKVFVKPGDVVPMNYHFTTTKAHFTLAGGTVLEIFTDEALNTDSKVLFKGNIDTDKFLDVIKTYGSEKISFVRMEATTNLLGGQPFSMANYKKVKEIAAANNIKLVLDASLISEQAYFIKEREESYKDRSVAEIIWELADIADIVYLSGRKSCAVRGGFIATKNKEIFDLILPWLPVYEGFATYGGMSTKEIEAMAVGVREMTQYSVASSSADMIQYFAEQLKARGIPVVTPPGRLACHIDARRFLPDMHPSKYIAASLTAAVYLVSGARGMERGTMSEQRNPDGSEVFSELELLRLAVPRRTYTLAHIDYVVDRVVWLANHKDLIKGLIFYEEPPILRFFFGKMKAIDNWGAELVEAFKKDFGPDL, from the coding sequence ATGAATATCAAACTGTCCAACGGGAAAATGCTTCCCGTGGAAATGCACAAGATCAAGATCATCCAGCAAACGCGGCTCCCAAACGCCGATGAGCGACTGCAGGCCATGGAAGAGGCCGGGTACAATACCTTCCTGCTTCGAACCCGGAACGTCTTCCTGGATATGTTGACGGACAGTGGCACCAATGCCATGAGCGACAATCAATTAGGCGCCATGATGGTGGCCGATGACGCCTACGCCGGCAGTGAAAGCTTCTACAAGCTGCAGGATTCCGTCAAGGAGATCTTTGGCCTTCCTTATCTGCTCCCGGCGCATCAGGGTCGGGCAGCGGAACACTTGCTGGCCAAGGTTTTCGTGAAACCGGGCGATGTCGTCCCCATGAACTATCATTTCACAACCACCAAGGCCCATTTCACGCTGGCCGGGGGAACCGTTCTGGAAATCTTTACGGATGAAGCCCTGAATACGGACAGCAAAGTGCTCTTCAAAGGCAACATTGATACCGATAAATTCCTCGATGTGATCAAAACCTACGGATCAGAAAAAATTTCCTTCGTGCGCATGGAGGCCACGACCAACCTGCTCGGCGGACAGCCCTTTTCCATGGCCAATTACAAGAAGGTGAAGGAAATCGCCGCGGCAAACAACATCAAACTCGTTCTCGACGCCAGTCTGATTTCCGAACAGGCCTATTTCATCAAAGAGCGGGAAGAGAGCTATAAGGATCGTTCCGTCGCTGAGATCATCTGGGAACTGGCGGACATCGCCGATATCGTTTACCTATCGGGACGGAAGAGCTGTGCTGTACGCGGCGGGTTTATTGCGACGAAAAACAAGGAAATCTTTGATCTCATTCTTCCCTGGCTTCCCGTTTATGAAGGATTTGCAACGTATGGCGGCATGTCCACCAAAGAGATCGAGGCCATGGCCGTGGGCGTCCGTGAAATGACCCAGTACAGTGTGGCGAGCAGTTCCGCGGATATGATCCAGTATTTTGCCGAACAACTGAAAGCACGGGGCATTCCCGTGGTGACCCCTCCCGGGAGACTGGCCTGTCATATCGATGCCCGCCGCTTTCTCCCTGACATGCACCCCTCCAAGTACATTGCCGCCTCCCTGACTGCAGCGGTCTACCTTGTATCAGGGGCAAGGGGAATGGAACGGGGCACCATGTCCGAGCAACGGAATCCGGACGGCAGTGAGGTCTTTTCCGAGCTGGAACTCCTGAGGCTCGCCGTGCCGCGCCGAACCTACACCCTCGCTCACATCGATTACGTCGTTGATCGAGTGGTCTGGCTCGCAAATCACAAGGATCTGATCAAGGGATTGATCTTTTACGAGGAACCGCCCATCCTGCGCTTCTTCTTCGGCAAGATGAAGGCCATTGATAACTGGGGCGCCGAGCTTGTGGAAGCCTTCAAGAAAGATTTCGGTCCGGATCTGTAA